One region of Brassica napus cultivar Da-Ae chromosome A10, Da-Ae, whole genome shotgun sequence genomic DNA includes:
- the LOC106371166 gene encoding pentatricopeptide repeat-containing protein At1g05670, mitochondrial-like, translated as MKKGTTFALRSFIQLFSFNARKLSSSSITDTTRPFPDYSPKKPSLRDTELVHQIANAIKLRRAEPLRRSLKPYECKFKTDHLIWVLMKIRSDYNLVLDFFEWARSRRDSTLEALCIVTHLAVASKDLNVAYSLVSSFWERPKLSVNDSFVQFFDLLVYTYKDWGSDPNVFDVFFRVLVEFGMLREARKVFEKMLSYGLVLSVDSCNLYLSKEKTATAVIVFKEFPEVGVCWNVASYNIVIHCVCQLGRVSEAHHLLVLMELKGYIPDVVSYSTVINGYCRFGELEKVWKLIEVMREKGLKPNSYTYGSVILLLCRSCKLAEAEEAFREMIGDGIVPDNVVYTTLIDGFCKGGNIKAASKFFYEMLSLDIAPDIVTYTAIISGFCRVGDMVEAGKLFHEMICRGLEPDSVTFTEVINGYCKAGEIKEAFSVHNRMIQAGCSPNVVTYTALIDGLCKEGDLDSANDLLHEMWKIGLQPNLFTYNSIVNGLCKSGSIEEAIKLVGEFEAAGINPDAFTYTTLMDAYCKSGEMSKAQEVLKEMLGRGLEPTVVTFNVLMNGFCLNGMLEDGEKLLNWMLAKGIAPNATTYNSLVKLYCVRGDVKAAAAVYKDMCAREVGPDGKTYENLIRGHCKARNMKEAWFLYRGMVEKGFSVSAGTYSDLIKGFFKRKKFVEARDVFEQMKREGIAADKEIFDFFSDTKLKGRGRTDTVVDPVDEIIENYLVDEELREAN; from the coding sequence ATGAAGAAAGGTACTACCTTTGCCTTGAGAAGTTTCATCCAGCTCTTTTCATTTAACGCTCGTAAGCTCTCTTCCTCGTCGATAACTGATACCACCAGACCATTCCCTGATTACTCCCCGAAGAAACCTTCACTAAGAGACACCGAGCTCGTCCACCAAATCGCCAATGCGATTAAGCTCCGCCGCGCTGAGCCTCTGAGACGCAGCTTAAAGCCTTACGAATGCAAGTTCAAGACGGACCATTTGATCTGGGTGCTGATGAAGATTAGGTCTGATTACAATTTGGTTCTTGACTTCTTTGAGTGGGCGCGCTCCCGCAGAGACTCCACCCTTGAAGCACTCTGCATCGTCACTCACTTAGCTGTTGCGTCTAAGGATTTAAACGTGGCTTATTCTCTTGTAAGCAGCTTCTGGGAGAGACCGAAGCTGAGTGTTAATGATTCCTTTGTACAGTTTTTTGATCTTTTAGTGTATACTTACAAGGACTGGGGCTCGGATCCTAACGTGTTCGATGTTTTCTTCCGAGTACTGGTCGAGTTTGGGATGCTCCGTGAAGCGAGGAAAGTCTTTGAGAAGATGTTGAGTTACGGATTGGTTCTCTCTGTTGATTCATGTAACTTATACCTTTCGAAAGAAAAAACTGCAACGGCTGTTATAGTATTCAAAGAGTTTCCTGAGGTGGGTGTTTGTTGGAACGTCGCTTCGTATAACATTGTGATTCATTGCGTTTGTCAGCTTGGGAGAGTAAGCGAAGCTCACCATCTACTAGTTCTCATGGAGTTGAAAGGGTATATCCCTGATGTAGTGAGTTACAGTACGGTGATAAACggatactgtagatttggggaGCTTGAAAAGGTCTGGAAGCTCATTGAAGTAATGAGAGAGAAGGGGTTGAAGCCAAACTCTTATACTTACGGTAGCGTAATTCTTCTGCTTTGCAGAAGCTGTAAGCTAGCTGAAGCAGAGGAGGCTTTTCGAGAGATGATAGGGGACGGCATAGTTCCTGACAATGTAGTGTACACAACTCTTATTGATGGTTTCTGCAAGGGAGGGAATATAAAGGCTGCATCGAAGTTTTTTTACGAGATGCTCTCTCTGGATATTGCACCTGATATTGTGACGTATACCGCTATTATATCAGGGTTTTGTCGTGTTGGAGACATGGTGGAGGCTGGTAAGCTCTTCCATGAGATGATTTGCAGAGGTTTGGAACCGGATAGTGTTACTTTCACCGAAGTTATCAATGGATACTGCAAAGCAGGGGAGATTAAAGAGGCTTTTAGCGTTCATAATCGCATGATTCAGGCTGGATGTTCTCCTAATGTTGTCACATACACCGCATTGATTGATGGTCTCTGTAAGGAAGGGGACTTAGACTCAGCTAACGACCTTCTCCATGAGATGTGGAAGATAGGTCTTCAGCCGAATCTTTTTACTTATAACTCCATTGTCAATGGTTTATGCAAGTCAGGGAGTATCGAAGAGGCGATTAAGCTTGTTGGAGAGTTCGAAGCTGCGGGGATTAATCCAGACGCTTTCACTTATACAACGTTAATGGACGCCTACTGTAAATCAGGGGAGATGTCTAAGGCTCAAGAGGTTTTGAAGGAGATGCTAGGGAGAGGGCTTGAGCCTACGGTTGTCACGTTCAACGTACTAATGAACGGGTTTTGTTTGAATGGGATGTTGGAAGATGGCGAGAAGCTTCTGAACTGGATGCTGGCGAAAGGGATAGCACCTAACGCAACCACGTATAACTCTCTAGTGAAGCTGTATTGCGTTAGAGGTGACGTGAAGGCAGCAGCTGCGGTTTATAAGGACATGTGTGCTCGGGAAGTGGGGCCTGATGGTAAGACGTATGAGAATCTGATTAGAGGGCATTGCAAGGCGAGGAACATGAAGGAGGCTTGGTTTTTGTACCGAGGGATGGTGGAGAAAGGGTTTAGCGTCTCTGCTGGCACGTATAGTGATCTTATTAAGGGGTTCTTTAAGAGGAAGAAGTTTGTGGAGGCGAGAGACGTATTTGAGCAGATGAAAAGAGAAGGAATTGCTGCGGATAAAGAGATTTTTGACTTCTTCAGTGATACAAAATTGAAGGGGAGGGGGAGGACAGATACAGTTGTAgatcctgttgatgagataataGAGAATTATCTTGTGGATGAAGAATTGAGGGAAGCCAATTAG